A region of the Candidatus Methylomirabilota bacterium genome:
GTCGAAGGGCGAGATGCGGATGAGGCGGTGCACGCCGATCTCGCTCTTGAGGTAGCCGTAGGCATACTCCCCCGTCATCGTGATGGTGGCGGACTTGATGCCCGCCTCTTCACCGGGGAGGAGGTCCACCACCTCGGCCTTGAAGCCCGCGCGCTCCGCCCAGCGCAGGTACATCCGCATGAGCATCTGCGCCCAGTCCTGCGATTCGGTGCCCCCCGCGCCGGGATGGATGGAGAGGATCGCGTTCTTGCCGTCCTGCGGCGCGGAGAGGATGACCTTGATCTCGAACGCCTCGATGGCGTCGCGGAGGGCGGCCAGGCTCACAGAGATCTCGGCCCCGTGACTCTCGTCTCCAGCCTCGGTGGCCATCTCCCACAGGAGCCGCGCCTCCTCGGCCTGGGTGGTCAGCTCCTTGAAGCGGGTTACCGTGCGGTTGAGCTCGGCGCGCTCCTGGACGACGGTCTGCGCGCGCCGCGTGTCGTCCCAGAACGTCGGGCGCGACATCTCCTCGTCGATGGCGGCGAGGCGAGCTTCCTTGGCGGGCAGGTCAAAGATGACCTCGGAGATCGTCGAGGCGCCGCTCCACGTCCGCCATGTCCCGCTTCAGCTCGCTCAGCACGAAGACCTCCGGAAGTAGGTGAAGCCGGCCGTCGCTCCGACCAGCGCCAGACACGCATACACGAACCAGTCACCCCAGCGCACGTAGAGCGTCGCGCGCTGGCGCAGCGGCACCCGATCCACCAGCACCCCGCGCTCGCCCAGCGGCAGCATGCGCCGAATCCGTCCGCTGGGGTCGACGAAGGCCGACACGCCCGTATTCGCCGCCCGGACGATGGCCACCCGATTCTCGACCGCGCGCAGCGGCACCGTACCCAAGTGCTGCCACGGCCCACTCGTCTCGCCGAACCAGGCGTCGTTGGTGATGTTCGCCATGAACGCCGCGCCCGCGATCACGCCCCGGCGAAACAGCTCCGGGAAGATGACCTCGTAGCAGATCACCGTGCCGAACGGGGCGCCCTCGAGCGGCATGATCACCGGCTCTGTGCCCGCTCCGAAGTCCGATATGAACTCGGCCCAGCTCCGCACGAACCCGATGAGCCAGGCCAGGGGGACATATTCCCCGAACGGCACCAGGTGAATCTTATCATACTTGGCCCTAATCCCTTGTCCGGTCAGGAAAAATGCGCTGTTCAGGAATTGCGGCCGGGGGGTCTCCCGACGATCGACTGACCCGGCCAGGAGCGGCATCCGAAGCTCCGCGGACAGGCGCGTCAGCCGGCCCAGGAGCGCCGGGTCTCCGCGGAGGAAGATGGTGGTCGCGGTCTCCGGCCAGAGCACCGCCGCCGGACGCGACGTGGGGTCGCCCACGTCCACGGGGCGCGCCGCCTCTCGCGTGAGGGCCTCGTAGATGTCCATGATCTCGGCGTGCCGCTCGGGATCCCATTTGAGCGTCTGGGCGATGTTGGGCTGAATCACCGCGATGCGCACGTGGGTGCCCGGCGCAGGTGTCACGGCGAGCGCGCTCCATCCGAACGCCAGGGCGCCGAGGACCAGGGCGCCGGCGGCAACCATCCCCGGGAGCGCGCGGCGCCAGCCGAGACGGACTGCCGCCGCGAGCGCACAGTTCACCGCGACGAGAAGGAATGACACGCCGTAGACGCCGGTGAGCTCCGCGATCTGGATCACGGGCAGCACGCCGTGCTGCGAATATCCGGCGAGCCCCCAGGGAAAGCCGTCCATGAGCCACCCGCGCAGCCACTCGCCGGCCACCCAGAGGGGCGGCACGGTAGCGAGCGCCCAGCCCGGTCCCAGGCGCGGCCGCGTCCATGCCACCCATGCCCCGGCGAGGCCGACGTAGAGTGCACAGTACCCGGCCAGCAGCGCGATGGGCCCCCACGTGAGCGGCCACGGGATCGCGCTGTAGTGGCGGAAGGTGTGATCGAGCCAACGGAGGAGGACCACGAAGAACACGGCGCCCTCGAGCCACGCCTCGCGGAACGCCGCGCGCGGCGGCAGGACGAGCGCCCAGGCGAGCGTGGGCACGAGCCAGATCCAGGCGAGCGGCCACCAGTCCGTCGCGGGATACGCGAGGGCGCCCAGCACGCCCCCGGCGATGAGCACCGGCACCCGCACCATCGGCGGCGCGAGCCCGGGTGCTCGCTCAGAACCCACCGGCGAGGCGCTCGGCGAGGAGGCGAGGCAGGCCCGCGGCGAGGATACGGCGCGCGGCTTCCCGGTGATCGTAGGATACGCGGCGGATGTCGACCCGCCGCGCCTCCACGTCCCACACCGCGTAGGCCGCGCGGGGATCGCGGTCGCGGGGCTGGCCCACGCTGCCGACATTGATCAGGTAGCGCCGGCCGGCTTCGAGGGCCACGTCCACCGGCCATGCGGTGAACGTGGCCGCATGCTCGGGCCCGCTCGAGCCCAACGACCAGACGCCGGGCCGGTGCGAGTGCCCCACGAAGCACAGGCGCGTCGCGAAGTCCTGGAACACCGCGAACCCCTCCTCGGCGGAGAGGAGATAGTCCCATTCCTCCGGTCGATGCGGGCTCGCGTGGACGAGGGTCGCGTCCTCGACGGTGGCGGTCAGGGGCCGCGCGCCGAGCCAGGCCAGCGTGTCGGGCGCCAGCTGCTCGCGCGTCCACAGCGTGGCCGCACGAGCCATCGGATTGAACCAGGCGAGGTCGAGGAGGCCGGCGACGCCGTGCTCGTGATTGCCGCCCACCAGCGCGCTCGCGCGCTCCCCCACGATGTCGACGCAGGCCTCGGGGTCCGCGCCGTAGCCGACGAGGTCGCCGAGACACAGCACGGCGCGCGCCCCCTCCCTGGCCGCGTCGGCGAGCACGGCGTCCAAGGCGGGATGGTTGGCGTGTATGTCCGACAGGACGGCGTAGCGGATGATGGGGACCGTGGCCGCTAGTCGGGCGGCCGGTGCTCTTTGTGCACGCGGTCGAGGAGCCCGTTGATGAAGCGGCTCGATTCGCGCGTGCTGAACTTCTTCGCGACTTCGAGCGCCTCGTTGATCGCGACCTTCGGCGGGATGTCGGCCCGCCACAGGAGCTCGAAGACGCCCGCGCGGAGGATGTTGCGGTCGACCACGGCCATGCGGTCCATGTCCCAGTTCTCCGCGTACTGGGCGATGACCTCGTCTATCTTCTCCTGATGGAGTGTGGTGCCCCGCACGAGGGACTCGACGAACGCCCGCACCTCGTCGTCCACCGGATGGCGGGCCCAGAACTCGTCGAAGTAGGGCTCGGCGCTCGCCGCCTCCTGGAGATCCAGCTGGTAGAGGAGCTGCAGGGCCAGCTCGCGGGACTTGCGACGCTTGCCCATTCAATGCCTCCGCGGACGCGAGCGACCACGGAGCCACTCCGCCATCTCGAGCACGGCGTGGGCGGCCTCCTCCCCGCGATTGCCGACGGCGCCGCCCGCGCGCTCCCACGCCTGCTCCTCGGTGAGCGCGGTGATCACCCCGAAGCCGATGGGCACGCCGGTGGCGAGCGACGCCTCGCGGATGCCCGCGGCCGCCTCACGGCAGATGAAGTCGAAGTGGGGCGTGCCACCCTTGATGACGACACCCACGCAGGCGACACCGGCGAACCGCCCCGATCTGGCGAGGGTAAGCGCCGCGAGGGGAAGTTCGAAGGAGCCGGGCACCCAGTGCACCTCGACGCGGCCGGCGCCGATGCCCGCCTCGGTAAAGGCGGCCACCGCGCCGTCGGCGAGCTTCTTCGAGATCGCCTCGTTGAAGCGGGCGGCGACGACGGCGAAGCGCGCCGTGGCCGAGCCGCCGGCGACACCCTCGCGCGGCCGCGACGTGGGGGCGCGGCCCGCCATCTCAGTCGGGGAACGCCGAGAAGAGGTGGCCCATCTTCTCACGCTTGGTGGTGAGGTAGCGGCGGTTGGCGTCGGTAGGCGGGATCTCGAGCGGCACGCGCTCGACGACGCGCAGGCCGTAGCCCTCGATGCCGACGATCTTTTTCGGGTTGTTGGTCAGGTAGCGGAGGTTCCTGATGCCGAGGTCCACCAGGATTTGCGCGCCGATGCCGTAGTGACGGAGATCCGCCCCGAAGCCGAGAGCATGGTTGGCCTCGACCGTGTCCTTGCCCTGGTCCTGCAGCTCGTACGCGCGCAGCTTGTTGACGAGCCCGATCCCCCGCCCCTCCTGCCGCATGTACACGAGCACGCCGCGGCCTTCGCGGGCAATGATGGCGAGCGCGCGATGCAGCTGGGAGCCGCAGTCGCAGCGCTCGGAGCCGAACACGTCGCCGGTGAGGCACTCCGAGTGGACGCGCATCAGCACCGGCGCGTCCCCCGACACGTCGCCCATGACGAGGGCCACCGGCACGCGGTCGTCCACGGTGGTGTCGTAGGCGATGCACAGGAACTCGCCGAACTCGGTGGGCAGGCGAGTCTCTGCCGCGCGGCGGACCAGCTTCTCCTTCTGCATCCGATACTCGATGAGGTCCTTGATCGTGATGACCATCAGCCCGTGCGTGCGCGCGGTCTTGAAGAGCTCGGGCAGGCGCGCCATCCCGCCTTCCTCGTCTAGGATCTCGCAGATCACGCCCATGGGCGCGGAGCCCGCCATGCGGGCGAGGTCCACCGCCGCCTCGGTGTGGCCGGCCCGGCGCAGCACGCCGCCGGGGAGCGCGCGGAGGGGAAAGATGTGCCCGGGGCGGTTCAGATCCTCGGGGCGCGAGGCGGGATCGACCAGCGTGCGGATGGTGACGGCCCGGTCGTAGGCAGAGATGCCGGTGGTGACGCCCCGCCGCGCGTCGACGGTGGTGGTGAACGCGGTGCCGTGGGGCTCGGTGTTGTCTCGCACCATGAGGCCGATCTCGAGCTCGTCCAGCCGCTCGCCGAGCATGGGCACGCAGATGAGGCCGCGCCCGTACCGGGCCATGAAGTTGATGGCCTCCGGGGTAACCCGATCCGCGGCCATGACGAGGTCGCCCTCATTCTCGCGATCCTCGTCGTCCACGACGACCAGCATCCGGCCGGCGCGGATCTCCTCGATGGCGTTCTCGATGGTCGCGAACTGTCCGACGCTCACGTCCCCACGGTTGCTGATCACGAGCGAGTCCCTCCCGGCTCTCCGGCGGGTCGCCCGCCGAGGCTCCACGCGCGCAGCACGTACTTGCCGATCATGTCCATCTCGAGATTCACGCGCCGTCCCCGCCGGGTCGCCCCGAGCGTCGTGACGGCGAGCGTATGGGGGATCACCATCACCTCGAACGCCCCCTCCTCGAGCGCCGCCACCGTCAGGCTCACGCCGTCCACCGCCACCGAGCCCTTCGCGATCAGGTACGGGGCGAGCCGTGGGTCCTGCCATTCTACCCTGATCCGGGAGGTGTCCGCCGCGCGCTCCACCGCGGTCACGACGCCGATGCCGTCGACGTGGCCCTGCACGATGTGGCCGCCCAGGAAGTCCCCCATTCGCAGCGGACGCTCGAGGTTCACGGGATCGCCCGCCACCAGATCGCCGAGGGTGGTGATGGTGAGTGTCTCCGGTCCCATGTCGAAGCCGAGCGCGTCGCTGCCGCGCTCGACCACGGTGAGGCAGACGCCATTGACGGCAACGCTCGACCCGAGATCCGTGCCGTCGAGGGCCTTGCCCGCCGCGACGACCAGGCGCGCCCCTCGACGGTCGAGGACGCGCCCCAGCTCCTCGACGATTCCGGTGAACACGGCTAGCGCGCGTCCTCGCGATGGATGACGTCGGCCTCGATGAGCCAGTCGTCGCCCACCGCGAGAGCGCTCGCGCGGGTGAGCGAGACGGCGTCGCCGAGGGCGCGTCCCGGGCCGCCCACCGGAGTGGGCGCCCCGCGCCCGCCCACGAGCTTCGGCGCGACGAACACCGCGACTCGGTCCACGAGGTCGGCGGCGAGAAAGCCCGCGTTGAGTTCCGCCCCGCCTTCCACGAGCACGGCGATGACGTCGAGGGCGAAGAGGCGGCCGGCGAGATCGACCAGATCCACGTGGCCGCCCGCGCTCTTGCACGCGAGGACGGCGGCGCCGGTCGCCTCCAGCGCAGCGATCCGCTCCGAGGGCGCGGCGTCGGTCACCGCGACGAGCGCGCGAGCGGGCGTGCCCGCCGTGAGGACACGGGCGGTGCGGGGCAGGCGCGCCTGACTGTCCACGACCACGCGCCAGGGCTCGCGCGGCCACGGCCGGCCCAGGCGCACGTCCAGCGCGGGGTCGTCGGCGAGCGCGGTGCCGATGCCCACCACGACCGCGTCGGACTCGCTGCGCAGGCGGTGCGCCTCCCGCCGCGCGGCCTCACCGGTGATCCAGCGCGAGGCGCCGTCGTGCGCGGCGATCTTGCCGTCGAGGCTCATCGCCGCCTTGAGAGTCACGTGCGGACGGTGGCGGGCCATCGCCGTGAAGAACGCGCGGTTGAGATCGCGCGCCTCGTCCTCCCGGACCCCGACGGACACGTCGACGCCAGCCGCGCGCAGGGCCTCCGCGCCCCCGCCGGGCACGCGCGGGTTGGGATCGCGCACCGCGCTCACGACACGCGTCACCCCCGCCGCGATCACGGCCGGCGCGCAGGGCGGCGTGCGACCCTGATGATTGCAGGGCTCGAGCGTCACGTAAAGGGTGGCGCCGCGCGCCCTGCCTCCCGCCGAGCCCAGCGCGATCACCTCGGCGTGCGGGCCGCCGGCGCCGGCGTGGAACCCCTCCCCGACCACCGCGCCGCCCGTCACCACCACCGCCCCCACCATCGGATTCGGCGAGGTGAGCCCGCGGCCACGCGCCGCGAGCTCGAGCGCCCGCGCCATCCAGTGCGCGTCGTCGGCCGCGGGGCTCATGCGTCCGGCAGGAGCGCCGCGGCGAAGGCCTTGGCGTCGAACGGTTGGAGGTCCTCGACCTTCTCCCCCACCCCGACCAGCTTGATCGGCACGCCCAGTTCGCGCCAGATGCGAACCACGATCCCGCCCTTGGCGGTGCCGTCGAGCTTGGTGAGCACGATCCCGGTGAGCCCCACCGCCTCGTGGAAGAGCCGCGCCTGCGCGAGCCCGTTCTGACCCGTCGGCGCTTCCAGCACCATGAGGCATTCCTGCGGCGCGCCCGGGAGCTGTCGCTCGATCACTCGCTTGAGCTTCGACAGCTCGTCCATGAGGTTGGTCTTTGTGTGCAGGCGCCCCGCGGTGTCGACGAGCAGCACATCCGTGCCGCGGGCCGCCGCCCCCTTCACCGCGTCGAAGACCACCGCGGCGGGATCGGCGCCGGCCGCCTGCCGGATCACCGGCGCGTCGGCCCGGCGGCCCCACTCCTCGAGCTGCTCGATGGCGGCGGCGCGAAACGTATCGGCCGCGGCGAGGGCCACCGACTTCCCCTGCGCGCGGAGCGCCGCGGCGAGCTTGCCGGTGGTGGTAGTCTTGCCGGCGCCGTTGACGCCGAGCATGAGGGCGACGGCGGGTCGCCCTTCGAGAGCGAGCGGGGCGGCCGCGGGCTCGAGCGTCTCCTCGAAGAGGCGGCGAAGGAGCGAGCGCACGTCGGCGGCGTTGCTGACCCGGCCACGCTTTGCGTCCGCGCGCACGCGGTCCACGAACTCCGCGGCGGTCGCCGCTCCCAGGTCCGCGGTGAGGAGCATCTCCTCCAGCTCCTCGAGGAGAGCCTCGTCGACCGGGCGTCCGGCGGCCAGCAGCGTGTCGAGGCCCTCGTCGAAGAGCTGCCGCGAGCGCCGAAGGCCGTCCTTGAACCGGTCGGCGAGGGAGCCGAAGAAGCTCATGAGATCCTCAGCCGCCGTCGGCGGGGAGGACGAGCTCGCGGATCACCGCCCCCGGCGCGCCGATGGGCGGCAGCGGGCGGCCGTTCAGCTCGAGCGAGATCCCGCCGGCATTTCCCACCGTGAGCACGAAGCGCTTCTCCGCGCTCCACTCGCGCGTGGCCCCGGCGGGCAAGAGTTCCTCCACGCTCCGGACCCCGTCGATCTGCACGCGGATCCAGGTAGGCTCGAGCGCCTTGGCCACCAGGTGCTGACCGCCGCGGGGCGGCGCGGCGGTCGCGGCCGCCGGCACCGAGGTCGCCGCGGGAGGCGGGGCGGCCGGGGCCGCAGGCGTCGCGACGGGGGTCGGGGCTGGCGCGGTCGACACCTCCTGCGCGCCGGGGGCCTCGGTGGCGCGGGGCATCGGGGTGGCGGCGGGTGGCGCGGCCGGGGCGACCGCAGGCACGACAGGCGCGCGCGTAAGGCGTGACGACGAATCTCGCCCGGAGTTGAGGATGAAGAGCGCCGTGCCGAGCACGACGAGCAGGATCACGCTCACGAAGACGGGGCCGCGCCCCAGGCCGGCGCCGCGCGCGTCGAGATGGCCCGTGCTGACGGCGTGCGATCGATCCCCGGTCAGCTCGCGATACCGCGACAGTGCCTCGCCCGGGTCGGTCTGGAGGAACTCGCAGTAGGCGCGAATGAACCCCTTCACGAACACCGGCGCCGGCAAGGAGGCCAGATCCTCGACCTCGAGCGCCTCTAGGTGCGCGCGGCCGACGCGGGTGGCGCGGGTGACCTCGTCCAGGGACACGTCCTTGGCCGAGCGTAGCTCGCGCAGATATGTGCCGAGGGAGCCCATGGAAGCCTCTCCGCTACTCTAAGCCGCGAAGAGCGGAACAGTCAACGAGGAGGCGAAGTTACGCTTCGGTCAACTGGACGGACACGAGCCGGGAGAGGCCGGGCTCCTCCATGGTCACGCCGTAGAGCACGTCCGCGGCTTCCATGGTCTTTCGGTTGTGGGTGATCACGATGAACTGCGTCTGGCTGCAGAGCTCCCGCAGCACCCGCAGGAAGCGGTGGATGTTGGCGTCGTCCAGGGGCGCGTCGACCTCGTCGAGCACGCAGAACGGGCTCGGTCGGTAGTAGAAGATTGCGAACAGCAGCGCGAGGCCCGTCAGCGCCTTCTCGCCACCAGACATGAGCGTCACGGCCTGCAGCCGCTTGCCGCGCGGCTGGGCCATGAGCTCCACCCCCTGCTCGAGAGGGTCGTCGTCGCCTTCCTCCGGCTCCACCATGCGCAGCTCGGCCCGCCCGCCTTCGAACAAGCGGCTGAAGATCTCGCCGAAGTGTCGGTTGACCTGATCGAAGGCCTCCTGGAATCGGTCCTGGGCGGTGCGCGTCATGCCCCGTAGCGCGCGCTCCAGGTCCTTGATGGAGCCAGTGAGGTCGTCGTACTGCGCGCGGAGGAAGCCCAGGCGCTCCTCCAGCTCGCGGTACTCCTCGTCGGCGACGAGGTTCACCGGCCCCATCGCCTCGAGCTTCTGGCTAAGGTCGACGTGGCGATCACGCAGGGCCAGCGTGTCGCGCTCGGGGCCGTGCGCGGCGAGCAGCGCCTCCGGGCTGTCTACCCCGTGGGTCCGACGCGCCTCCTGGACCAGCTCCTCGCGGCGCACCCGACCTTCGGTGTCCTGCAGCTCCAGATCGTGGATGCGGGCGACCAGGCGCTGGCGCTCGGCCTCGGCCAGCCGTAGCTCCCCGTCGACCGCTTGCCGCTCGGCCACCTGAGACTGGTGGATCTCGGCGGCAGCGCGAACCTCGCCTTCCAGGCGGTCACGATCGAGCACGGCCTCGCGCGCGCGCGCGTCGGCCCGCGCGACCTCAGCGGCCAGCTCGGCACGACGCTCTGCGAGCTGCGCCCGGCGTAGCACCGCGCCGTCCAGCCGCTCACCGGCCTCGCGGCCCAGCTCCTCGAGCCGGTCGATGTCGCGGGCCAGGGCTTCGACGCGCTCCGCCACCGCGGCGACCTCGACGCGATGGTCGCCGATTTCCGCTCCGAGCGCAGCGTCCGCCCGCTCGGCCGCTTCCACCTCCTCGCGCAGCGCGCTCAGGGTGCCCTCGAAGCCCGCCTCGCGGTCGCGCGCGTCCGCGAGGGCCGCGCCCACCTCGGCGATGCGCCGCGCCGTCTCGACGTGCTCGGCCTCGATCTGTGCGTGCTCGGCGGCGAGCGTGGCCAGATAGCGCTCGAGCCGGTCCGTCTCGCGCTGCGCGGCCTCGAGGTCCTTGTCACCGGTCAGCCGCTCCGCCTCCCGGCTCTGCACGGAGGAGACCAGCGTCGACTCGCGCTCCCGGAGGACGCCGAGCATGGCCTCGAGCGCTTCGAGCTGCCCCCGCTCCTGCTCAACGGCGACCGCGCCGGCCGCGACCTCGTCGCGGAGCTGACGGATGGCGCGCTTGCGGCGAAGCAGTGAGTGCTCCTGCGCCTCGCGATCTCCATCGCGGCGACCGCCGGTGAGCCGGCCGGTCGGCGAGAGCACCTCGCCGGCCGGCGTCACATAAGTCGCGACCACGCCGTTCCGCCGCCACAGACGCTCGGCCTGATCGAGGTGGTCGACCACGCCGACCCGGCCGAGGAGATAGCGGAGCAGTGCCGGCTGCGGACCGCCGATGAGCCGCGAGGCCCAGCGGACGTCGCTCGAGTCGTCGGGCGTCACTCCATTGGACGGCAGCGTGTCGAGCGGCAGGAACGTGGCCGGCCCTGCGTTCTCGCGCTCGAGGTAGCCGAGGGCCGCCCGCGCGTGCTCGAAGCGCTCCACCACCACCCACTGGAGCCGGTCACCGAGCACGCCCTCCACCGCCGCCTCGAGCCCGGTCGGGACGTCGAGGAGATCGGCGACCGTGCCCACCACGCCGTGAAGCGCACTCGTGCTGGCCGCGAACACCGCGCGCACACCCGCCCCGTATCCTTCACGCTCGCGCTCGAGCTGCTCGAGCGCCTCCAGCTGAGACTCGCGCGCGGCGAGGGCGAGCCGCCGATCGCCGAGGGCCACCTGCGTCCGTTCGCGCGCGGCCTCGCCCGCCTCGCGCTCGCTTTGCACCTGGCGCCGCTCGGTCTCGAGCAGCGAGAGCTGCTGCCCGGTGGCCTGACGCCGCTCCTCGACGCGGAAGCGGCGGGCGGCCACCGCGTCGGCTTCCCTCTCGGCCTGAGCCGCCTCCGCGGCCAACCGGGCCAGCCCGCGCTCGCGGTTGAGCCCGCGCTCGCGCAGCTCGCCCTCCTCACGCGTCAGCTCGGCGCGGCGGCCCGCCGCGGTCACCTGCTCACGACGGAGGGTGTCGAGCCGAGCGCGTCGGGCGTCCACGTCCAGGCGCGCGGCGGCGGCCCGCTCCTCGAGATCGGCCAGGCGCGCGATCCGGTCGGCATGGCGCTCGCGCCCCTCCCCGAGCCCGCGAATCTTGTCCTCGCGCTCAGCGCCCAGGGCGACCCGGCGCTCGCCGATCGCGGTGATCTCGCCGCCCAGCCGCCCGTCCTCCTCATCGAGCTCGCGGATCTGCACGAGCAGCTGCTCGCGGCGCTCGATCAGGCGCTCGGCCTCGCCCTGGATCTTCTGGACGAGCTGCCGGAGGTCGGCGAGCCGGAACTCCGTCTCCTGGATGGCGGCGCTCTGGAGCGCCTGGCGGGACTGGAGCGCCGCCTGTTGCACGACGCGCTCCTCCTGCTCGAGGTGCAGCCGCTGCATCTCGACGGCGAGCGCGTCGTGCTTCGCGGTCAGGGCGGCGAAGTCGGCGGCGAGCATGGCGAGGCCCAGCGCCTGCTTCTCGGCGTGCAGCGCCTTGTACTGCTGGGCCTTCCGCGCCTGGCGCTCGAGCGAGCCGAGCTGGCGGCGCACCTCGTCCATAATGTCGCGGACGCGCTGCAGGTTCTGACGGGTGGCGTCGAGCTTGCCCTGGGTCTCCGCGCGCTGCTGCTTGTAGCGGGCGATCCCGGCCGCCTCCTCGATGAAGACCCGTCGCTCCCACGGCTTTGCGGTCAGCACGTGGTTGAGCCGCTCCTGGTCCATCAGCGCGTAGGCCTTGGGATTGACCCCGGTGCCCGCGAAGAGATCCTGGACGTCGCGAAGGCGGCATACCGACTTGTTCAGGAGGTATTCGCTCTCCCCCGTGCGGTAGAGGCGCCGCGCCACCGCGACCTCACTCCAGGGCACCCCGAGCGCGCCGTCGTTCCCGAAGATGAGGCTGACCTCGGCCATGCCGGTCGACTTCCGCGAGGCGGCACCGTGGAAGATGACGTCTTCCATCTTGGCGCCGCGGAGGGTCTTGGGGCTCTGCTCGCCGAGCGCCCACCGGATGGCGTCGGCCACGTTCGACTTGCCGCAGCCGTTGGGACCGACGATGCAGGTGATGCCGGGAAGGACGCGAACCTCCGACTTCTCGGCGAAGGACTTGAAGCCATGAAGTACGATCTGTTCGAGCCGCATGTATGCGCCCGCGGGCGCTACTTACTGTTACCACACGGGTTGCCGGGCCACCAAGAAAAAAACCCCAGGCGTGGGGGGTGTGGCCGGAGAGCGCTACCAGATGTCGGCGGGGCGCTCGCTTAGCCGCCCATGAGGGCGTGGCACTTCTTGTATTTCTTGCCGGAGCCGCACGGGCACGGGTCGTTGCGGCCGACCTTCGCGCCGTTGACGGCGCGCACCTCGCGTCCCGCTGGCGCGCGGCCGGCGCCGATGTCGCCGGCGGCGCCGTGGCTCTCCTGCCAGCGCGGGGCGGGCGCCGGGGCTGCCGCGACACGTACGGGCTCGGCCTCCTCGCGCACCATGCGCACCTTGAAGAGCTGCTCCAGGACCACTTCTTTCAGACGGTCGACCATCTCCTGGAACATGTCGAACGCTTCCTTCTTGTACTCGGTGAGTGGATCGCGCTGGCCGTAGCCGCGAAGCCCGATGCCCTCCTTGAGGTGATCCATGCTCAGGAGGTGATCCTTCCAGAGCTGATCGATCCCGCGGAACTCGCCGTCCTCCCAGCGGAGGCCCAGCACGATCCACCGCTCGAGGCGATGGAACATCTCCGGCCCCATTTGCGCCTCGCGCTCCCGGTAGGACTTCACCGCGAGCTCGGTGACCTCCTCCACGAGCTCCTCGGGGGCGCGCATCTCCGTCACGTCGAGCTCGGCGGGCAGGCGGAAATCGAACTGGCGATGCAGGGCCTCGTTGAGCCCGGCCACGTCCCACGTCTCCGCATGCGTCCCGTCGGGCGCGTAGCGCGCCACCGTGGCGGCCGCCACCTCGTCGATCCACTCGAGCACCGTCTCTTCCTGGCTCTCCCCTTCCAGGATCTCCCGGCGCATGCCGTAGACGATCTCGCGCTGCTTGTTCATGACGTCGTCGTACTCGAGGAGGTGCTTCCGGATCTCGAAGTTCCGGGTCTCCACGCGCTTCTGCGCGGTGCCGATGGCCCGAGTCACCATCCCGTGCTCGATGGGCTCGCCTTCCTCCATGCCGAGGCGGTCCATGATTTTCTGGATGCGCTCCGAGCCGAAGATCCGGAGGAGATCGTCCTCGAGCGAGAGGTAGAAGCGCGAGGAGCCGGGGTCGCCCTGGCGGCCGGAGCGGCCGCGCAGCTGATTGTCGATGCGGCGCGACTCGTGGCGCTCGGTGCCGATGATGTGCAGGCCTCCCAGGCTCACCACGCGGTCGTGCTCGGGATCGGTCAGGCGCTTGGCCTCGGTCCAGGCGGCTTCGCGGGCAGCGGGCGGCGCAGTGGCGGGATCCAGCCCCTTCTTTCGGACCAGCTCCTTGGCGAGGAAGTCCGGGTTGCCCCCGAGCAGGATGTCGGTGCCGCGGCCGGCCATGTTGGTGGCGATGGTGACCGACTTCTCCCGCCCGGCCTGGGCCACGATCTCGGCTTCCCGCTCGTGGTACTTCGCGTTGAGCACCTGGTGCGGGATGCCGCGTTTCTTGAGGAGCCGGGAAAGGTGCTCGGAGATCTCGATGGACACCGTGCCCACGAGCACTGG
Encoded here:
- the nusB gene encoding transcription antitermination factor NusB; the encoded protein is MGKRRKSRELALQLLYQLDLQEAASAEPYFDEFWARHPVDDEVRAFVESLVRGTTLHQEKIDEVIAQYAENWDMDRMAVVDRNILRAGVFELLWRADIPPKVAINEALEVAKKFSTRESSRFINGLLDRVHKEHRPPD
- the lnt gene encoding apolipoprotein N-acyltransferase — protein: MPVLIAGGVLGALAYPATDWWPLAWIWLVPTLAWALVLPPRAAFREAWLEGAVFFVVLLRWLDHTFRHYSAIPWPLTWGPIALLAGYCALYVGLAGAWVAWTRPRLGPGWALATVPPLWVAGEWLRGWLMDGFPWGLAGYSQHGVLPVIQIAELTGVYGVSFLLVAVNCALAAAVRLGWRRALPGMVAAGALVLGALAFGWSALAVTPAPGTHVRIAVIQPNIAQTLKWDPERHAEIMDIYEALTREAARPVDVGDPTSRPAAVLWPETATTIFLRGDPALLGRLTRLSAELRMPLLAGSVDRRETPRPQFLNSAFFLTGQGIRAKYDKIHLVPFGEYVPLAWLIGFVRSWAEFISDFGAGTEPVIMPLEGAPFGTVICYEVIFPELFRRGVIAGAAFMANITNDAWFGETSGPWQHLGTVPLRAVENRVAIVRAANTGVSAFVDPSGRIRRMLPLGERGVLVDRVPLRQRATLYVRWGDWFVYACLALVGATAGFTYFRRSSC
- the prfB gene encoding peptide chain release factor 2 (programmed frameshift), whose translation is MADVERRLDDLRGHLDLPAKEARLAAIDEEMSRPTFWDDTRRAQTVVQERAELNRTVTRFKELTTQAEEARLLWEMATEAGDESHGAEISVSLAALRDAIEAFEIKVILSAPQDGKNAILSIHPGAGGTESQDWAQMLMRMYLRWAERAGFKAEVVDLLPGEEAGIKSATITMTGEYAYGYLKSEIGVHRLIRISPFDASKRRHTSFASVAVIPEVEDVEVVVRDDEIRVDVYRSSGPGGQGVNTADSAVRITHLPTGIVVACQNERSQLRNRDTALRILRARLYQVYEKKQREELAELTGEKKEIAFGSQIRTYTFHPYQIIKDHRTGVEVGNVEAVMDGDIDPFIRAFLTGVRAAKGSE
- the ribH gene encoding 6,7-dimethyl-8-ribityllumazine synthase is translated as MAGRAPTSRPREGVAGGSATARFAVVAARFNEAISKKLADGAVAAFTEAGIGAGRVEVHWVPGSFELPLAALTLARSGRFAGVACVGVVIKGGTPHFDFICREAAAGIREASLATGVPIGFGVITALTEEQAWERAGGAVGNRGEEAAHAVLEMAEWLRGRSRPRRH
- a CDS encoding bifunctional 3,4-dihydroxy-2-butanone-4-phosphate synthase/GTP cyclohydrolase II; protein product: MISNRGDVSVGQFATIENAIEEIRAGRMLVVVDDEDRENEGDLVMAADRVTPEAINFMARYGRGLICVPMLGERLDELEIGLMVRDNTEPHGTAFTTTVDARRGVTTGISAYDRAVTIRTLVDPASRPEDLNRPGHIFPLRALPGGVLRRAGHTEAAVDLARMAGSAPMGVICEILDEEGGMARLPELFKTARTHGLMVITIKDLIEYRMQKEKLVRRAAETRLPTEFGEFLCIAYDTTVDDRVPVALVMGDVSGDAPVLMRVHSECLTGDVFGSERCDCGSQLHRALAIIAREGRGVLVYMRQEGRGIGLVNKLRAYELQDQGKDTVEANHALGFGADLRHYGIGAQILVDLGIRNLRYLTNNPKKIVGIEGYGLRVVERVPLEIPPTDANRRYLTTKREKMGHLFSAFPD
- a CDS encoding metallophosphoesterase, whose product is MEPLHQRAPRPRAQRAPAARLAATVPIIRYAVLSDIHANHPALDAVLADAAREGARAVLCLGDLVGYGADPEACVDIVGERASALVGGNHEHGVAGLLDLAWFNPMARAATLWTREQLAPDTLAWLGARPLTATVEDATLVHASPHRPEEWDYLLSAEEGFAVFQDFATRLCFVGHSHRPGVWSLGSSGPEHAATFTAWPVDVALEAGRRYLINVGSVGQPRDRDPRAAYAVWDVEARRVDIRRVSYDHREAARRILAAGLPRLLAERLAGGF